A stretch of DNA from Eriocheir sinensis breed Jianghai 21 chromosome 30, ASM2467909v1, whole genome shotgun sequence:
ATTTAACAtgacatagttatgtctgctactgctattatcaaattagcagcgcctcggcgatcctccgtcagatagacttgttattttcttgtccattttttaccccctgattattgttacattggtacatgtcatataccatcaGAATTGgaaaaatgtgctgaatttgaaactgtaaacgaaaatctaatgcaataaaaagtacatggatgacaaggagttgaagcaaaaaaggtgaacaaaaatgtatatacactcccatgtatttttctcattattttattgtaggtatacctatgtgcaataaatttgtgatgatgatatgcagcaatgtctcatcaacacaatGATCGGCTCGACTCTAGCATATAACTCTGCGATTAATACCAAAAACTTttttgtagccccagaaataaggaagttatggcgattcgcaccaaagcggttgcttttccaaaattcgcgtcttaatgacaagggcgccgcaaaatcaaaagagtaagccgtccattacttgagatgtcactcaAAATAGAAATTTACGTCACGTATGTCACTCACACGCGTGTGGAAGTTATACACCTTCGTGTACTTCTCCTCCCCGCCCTGCGTGGAGGTGGCAGGGCTGCCGCAGGACACGTTCTCGGGGTACTCGCACGGGAAGGAGTTGGCGGAGGCGCGAGCGTTGTAGATCAGCCCGGCGGGACACTCCCTGCGGGTCGCCGTGGTCTCGTCGCCGCCACACTGGTAGAAGCTGCGGCACTGGTCATCGCCTTCGTCAGGAAGGTGGTACGGAGACCGCCCGATGCACCTTGGTGCAGGGGAGCCGGAGATGCACTGgcctgatatgtgtgtgtgtgtgtgtgtgtgtgtgtgtgtgtgtgtgtgtgtttcaaagatAAGGATGAATACAGACTCACCGACGAGGCCAAAACCTAAATATAACATGAGCTGCAAATATTGGtgcaaataacaacaacaacaattgaaATTCAACAAGAATCATCATTCATCCACGATTCTAAGTCAAGCTTCCTCAGTTCTGGCCGCGACCCGGTTATGGGTCCAGGTGCATCTCCACTCGCTGGGTCACCTCCTCAACAGACATGCACGACCGAGGGTTAGGGAGTTCCCCACAACAAACAAGGCCATAGAGAGCTTTGTAACAGAGTCGTGAGGGCGacgcctaagtctatatatatgtatataaagacTTACGGCGACGCATCAAGAAAAGCTGAAGACCATTTCTCTAGTCACTGCGTCAGTGCGTATAGAGCCTTAGACACTAGAGTCTAGTGTCAAAGGCTCTATACGCACTAACACGCCAGACACATCACTCACCGGACACGAGCTCATATTGGCAGTGCAGGAGTCTTGAGACTTGCAACGCTGCAGGAATGTCACAGGGATCGGCGTCGTGGGCACGGGCGGGGTTGTACAGCTGCCCCGCGGGACACTGCCTGGACACCTTCGAGCCGTCGCCAACACATTCGTAGAAGGTATCGCAGCGGAATAAGTCAGAGAAGGTTGTCACGCCCTCCGTGGGACATGTAGAGCCTGGAGATAATTGTAtgattgtgtctgtctgtgtttctgtgtgtgtgtgtgtgtgtgtgtgtgtgtgtgtgtgtgtgtgtgtgtgtgtgtgaaaactggGATTAATATAGAGGCACTCAGCAATGAGGTCAAAGCCCCCtcaaaaaatgaatatataaaaactTCAACAAATATCAACACAAAACAACCTCAACACTGTCCACAAGAATCACCAGTTTGTATAGCGTTTGACAATCgtcagtcactcattcattcttAATCTGTAAACCAATCAATAGACTGTGTAGACCAAGCACTCACGGAGGTGGTAGCACTCAGCCAGCCTCTGCACAGTCAGGTCGTAGGGCGGGACGCAGGGATCGGCGTCGTTGGCACGGTCCAAGTTGTACATCAGCCCTGCCGGACACTGCCTCAACGTAAGGTTCCCCGCCATACACGTGAAGTACTTGTCGCAGCTGTGCGCGTAGTCGGCGGTTGTCACGCCCTCCGCGGGACATGGCAGtaaatctggtgtgtgtgtgtgtgtgtgtgtgtgtgtgtgtgttccaaagaTCAAGGATGGACATCAGAAACACACCGGCCAGTGCCAGAACATGAGCAGCAAGTATATCTCAAACAACAACCTCGAGAGTATCAAGAAAAATCATTCACTCTCTATCAGAGAATCTTAATCAGGAACAgagtcaaccacacacacacacacacacacacacacacacacacacacacacacgagaaacgtGTTAAACAGTTATATTATAAcataaatgagaggaagaaaaaacgtgCGGAGTGGGAATTGTCCTGAGGGAAATATGTCCAGGGAGTTTGTCAAGGCGGAAAATGTCCAGGGAGAGTTTGTCAAGGGGGAAAATGTCCAGGGAGAGTTTGTCATGGGGGAAAATGTCCAGGGGAACATTACCGTCACCCAGCAAATAAAGCCTTAACAGCAACATTTTAGCGCGTGGCGAGCACTGAGTAACCCAAGGGCCGGTTCATGCGAGCATTGCTTCACTCCGCCCCTGCATCTCCTGTTCCCAATTTTAGGATCCGTTTGCCGTGTTTTCGGGACCACCGCGCGGACGGCGTCAACATGATCCCTGAGTGATCCTTGTTCCCGAGACCCAGCGCACCTTGACCCCAGCCCTCTTGGCTATGGTTTTGACTCCAGCCCTCTTGGCTATGGTTCTGGATAAATCAAACGGAATATCACATTAAGTTCAATAAAGGAATGAAACGGCATAGTGGGCGACCTAGAATCCGAGGATTTTTTCTATTGTATTAAAAGATATTTCCTCAAACACGTTGTGACAGCCCTCTAGAACTGCCAAGATTTTAGATTCAGTCTTAACCTACGTACAATGAGAGACAGAGAGTATGCTTGGTGAGCGAGCTCCCGGCACTCACCCACTGTCTTAAGCGTCTCATTGCTTCCACTGGCACCGAGAGCTGGCTGTGTCCTTATCAAAGCCCTTCGTCCACGTGTACACTGAGGGTTAGCCTAGACGATCAATTGTCGGTAAAGTGCATCCCTCAATTGTTTCCTTATAGGTTTTGGGTGATTAGGTTGTGTAGATTAGTTCAGGCTTAACTAGCCTGGGTAAAGTTAGGGTAAATTAAGTTAAGGTTGAACTTGGGGAGGTTAGAGAAATAGAGGGTAAAGAGGGATGCACATTACCAAAAACTTcccggttaggttaagttagtttagtGTTAGCCTTTAAGTTACGTTAGGCTTATCCTGGCATACTATACAGAGCAAAAGAGCTACAGAAACACTAGGTTTGTCTGTGAAAACAATGCACTTTACCGAGAATTCACCTTCTACTTGTCGGCTCACGTGTCTACTTCTAATAGTCTGTTCTTTAGCACAAATGGGCTTCACAAGTgtcttcttgtattttcctttatCAAATACATTACATAAACACCGGGAAGTAGTCAGACTGCTCATTACTGGGTACTGAGTCTTCAGCTCTCGGGCTACATCGGGGAACAGCTTTTGCCGAAGCATGTGCTTGGGGTAGTCAGCATATCTTGGGTCCCAAAGGATTCCATACTTTTCTACAATCTCACACAGGGATGCTACCACATTTTTCAGCCCACACAACTCGACAGACATTATGTTTAGGTGTGATTTTGACGCGAGAAGGGACCCAAAACTTCGGGGTTCAGCAGGTTCAGGCGGTCACGTCGGAGCAAGGAACTTGTTGACAAAAAGTGGTGGCGAGTATGTGTTAGGGAACAGCTGGTGCTGAGACGCTCGTGTGAAACGCCCTTTTTAAAGGCTGACTCAAGCGGCGCGTGACTGGCCTTACAGGGCAACTAAGGCAATGAAACCGGTCTTTTTGGTGCAGGTCTTTAGAGTAACACCAAACACTCGTCACTCACCAAAGACTCTGCTGCAGCCGAAGAGGTCAGTAGCATCCAGGTTGTCGGGCAAGTCACAGGGCTGAGTCTCGTTAGCCAGGGCGGGGTTGTAGAGCAGCTCTTGAGGGCACTCCCCTGACGTCTCCGAGCCCTCAACACACTGAAGGTACTTGTCGCAGTGTGGGAAATCGCGGAGGGTTGTCATACCCGCCGCTGGACACACCGGGGTACTGACaaatcctcctgctcctcctcctgtgtgtgtgtgtgtgtgtgtgtgtgtgtgtgtgtgatacaagcATTATTTATTGCACTTCGTAATTCCAGTCCCATTTCTACATATGCCCACATACACACTACGGAAGTATATCATTGTCTTAACGCTATTGAGCCCATTACACATAATTACAGTGCCAAAATATTATCACGCTAGGACCTTGGTCACCCGCGGAAACAAGAGGCTTCCCACCCACTACAAAGGCAGGCACTGCTGACAACAGTCCCGTCCCTTCCCACTCCCTGTCCGGCCCCGTATAGCCACTGGCATGCCCTTATCCTATACTTTTCAcacttcaaaattttgaaatgaAAGTTTCCATTTTTTCAAGACTAAATACCCGACTAAATACCCTACGGTTGATCTCGATTCACTGCCACTTAGTACTTTTAGTTACCTTGGTCTATAATTCCACAAACCCTTCTCAAGTATCTTGGTCAGCAGTACGAAAAAAGGCACATATACGTACCGAGGGGTGCGTAAGACCTGTCGTCTGGTGACCCAGGGCGGATGCTGCCTGCTAAGAGAGCTGGATAGATAGACTAATTAgtagacttacacacacacacacacacacacacacacacacacacacacagagagagagagagagagagagagagagagagagagagagagagagagagagagagagagagagagagagagagagagagagagagagagagagagagagagagagaaggggtgggggggggcagacacacacatgcacactttaTAGTTTCCCAATAATAACAAATTTGTGACGCTGCCAGAAACCCTTGACACGACGCTTTATAGCTGGAGACAAAACCAAAAGGATTCGCTCCTTTGGCCGTAGCTGTCCCCAGAGCTATCGGCAACATTATGAAGGCCAAGGAACGGGGAACAGCGTTTTATTAGAGAGGATGAACACTGCCAACTGGAAACGGGGCGTCACTCAAATCGTTCGCATAATACTTCACAATCTAGGGTGGGAACCGCCTGCTTGGACGACTGCTTAGGCACGACACAAACATCTAAGATGCAGCCAGACGGACAGACTCACAGAAGCTGACGGGAAAAATGTTCAGTCGAACAATCAATGGGGGCACACGCCGAGTGTCGCGTCCCTCCCTGGGTTCCTCCGGACAAGTCTCCTTGCAGGCCCCCTTCTCAGTCttagtcgatagatcctgccaggaggtacttagGAGGAAAACTGTTTCAGGCTTTAAATTGTTTACATTTCACCTCATGGTCAAGCGACGTTCCACTTTCTCAGCTGAGTGTATTTGCATGACACAGGCAGTTACGCGCAGGCAGGCGAACAGGTTCACGGTGGAAGAGGCTTGTGAGGTGGATTGGTTATGTTTCCACAATACCGCATGCCCTAGAGGAGGGTTCGCACAACGCAAACAGTTACGTACACAAAGACTCACGGCAAAGGCTGGCAAGGAGGATTATGTCCAAGATGGGTTTCACAATATTGCATGATATACAGAATTCACTCAATGCAAACAGTTACGTGTACAAAGGTAAACAGACTCACGGCAGAGGCTGGCGAAAAAGAACATTAACACCCACATCTTCTCTCTCCAGGCTCTGAAGACCTACTGGACTGCATTCGTCGTGCCTATTATGACCTTGGCGGCCTtgcagataaagaaaataatcctgttccttctccttcacttctcctcatctgctggtggtagtggtggtggtggtggtgggtattgtcatagttgtggtggtgctgtggtggatCTGGTCATGGTGGTTGCTCTACAAGGTGTTAGATGAGAATATTTTTACCACTCCCttatcattccctctctccttattctctggtggtggtggtggtggtagtgatagttatAATCGTGAATGAGGAGGTGTTGTACTTTGGTGGTGGTtggaggtggcagtggtggtaatAGTTATAAACGTTAATGAGGTGGTGGTGTCATGgctgtggtggggggggggggataattaTAAGGGTGAATGATATGTACTTTAGTGTTGGTTAGAGGTGTAGGTGAAAGTGGTACTCAAGGTCAAGAATGAAGGGACTCGTTgttatattcttcaacatttcggacCCCCAAGcacacgcacatttgacaaggctttcgtatgagttttgagcatttccacggCTAGttctctgaccctggtggtagtctgacccttcttctgtaccctgaacctaagaaacactcattaagacccgactggtctccttttcagcctttgtaaatagttgatctGTGGGATGGAGGCGTCTGACAACATCGACCTCAAGCAACCGAGTGGGCCAGGCAGGTGAGCAGGTGCAGCCAGGTAGCGAGGTCAGGGATTTtggggaactctctctctctctctctctctctctctctctgtgttgcatgcttgtttgtcttttctttcctttattttcttcctttcttccgttctttctctttatatttatttgtttgtttgcttgtttggtgctttgtctattctttcttttatattcttctttttttttcctttcctctgttttacttttctttttttaatttttttttctttcttctgttgtttctttttttgtttattgggttgtttgtattttcttccttttgtttctttcttctgctctttcttttttcttcttttttcttcttctacgttTCGGCGCCACCTGATTCAAGTTAAGCGGAAACTCGTATCTCTGCACATTCAAGcgtgtaaacaaataaacaaacaaacaaacaaatgaatataCAACTAAACAGCCAGGAAGGTTAATACACAGATGAATGAATCGGGAAAAGCTGTTACGTCTTTATTAAACGGAATGGATGTCGACGTgaccctttctctttatcttctgttAAATAACTTGAAGGTGCATTTCTCTTCATAACAATTTGCCTATCCTTCTCCTCGTatgcctttttccttccatttcctttgctttctctttacCATCGCGTGGTGACATTATTAACAACCAAAATCGGTaggcaaagaaaaagaagcattGCACGAAATCGAGACAGCGACGAACGTGTTACACTGGGCAATATTGCTTCTCTTGTTAGGGACACTCTCACACTCCGACATGATGGGGTTAGTAATCTTCCAAATCAGTACCAAatacttcgaaaattccttgtgtagtgtttggtgCTCGTGTTTaagttaagaaatttgaggaagcTATGCGGGGAAAACTCTTGTGTATCTGGCCTTGCACCGAAAACCTAAGCATTGTGGGGAGTGTGAGGTGGAACGGTTTGGTTCGGGGGGTTACAAAGCCACTGTGATGGAGTGTGGAATTGGCTCTTAGTCACCGGTATTGATTTTAATCTGCTATATTCTTTGAGATCGATTTAGTAAGCATAAGTTACAGTACCTATTCCTTGCCTCATCAGGGGAACAAAGAACAGAAGTAGAAAACAAAATAAGGAGACAGAGATGCAGGTGAgaatgaagcagaagaagaaaaagaagaacaccaccaccaacaaaattAAAAgtagaacaaggacaagaataagaagaaaaagaacaagaagagcaggaacaagaacaagaacaggaacagaagaacaagaaaaagaacaacaacaacaataaagccaTAGTAGCAGTTGTAGTCCGGCAGCTTAGTCCCAGATTTTTCAATGATGTGGACATTCCGGACAAAAGCACCAAACTTTGCTCATTTGTAGTTCAATACCTTAACTTCCAATCTGTCCCCGGAACCAAGTCAAACAACCAAATTTTGGCGGCCATTTTGGGAATTTAAGATGGCCGCCAACTAAAAATCAAATAATTACAACTAGATGTATTTATATAAAGATATAACTCCAAAACCTACATATTTCGATGACAGAAATGCAGTTCACTAATTAAAATTATCCTTAAATGattatataatgtaaaaaaactaaaacaaataaaataaaatatatacagcaAATTtataatatgttttttttctgttttgcagATTGTGTGTGAACAGGGATTGGAGTAAATGCCTGGTTTgtcaagagaagaaggatgagatcATTAGATGTCCACTCAATGTTGTTAGTGGTGGAAAAACTGAAGCATATGCAATATTTCTAAAGACTGTCAGTGCTTTTAAGAATCTGGGAAGTCTACCAGTTCCTCTTCTCTTCGATGAAAACTTAACTGTGACGATCTAGTTCAAAACAAAGCTGTGTGGCACAAGTCATGCCATGTTAAGTTTAGTAAAGAAAAGCTGGAATGGGTttcaaaaaagagagaaagggcggATGAAGGCGAAACAAATTCATCTAAGAAGCGGGTTCATCGACGCCCTATAGACAAATCTGCATGTTTGTTTTGCCAGCAATCACATGGACACCTACACGAATTCAGCACATTTGGTGCTGATGTTAATTTACGAACGATGGCTACAGAACTCAGTGACACAGAACTAATATCTAGGATAGGAGGCGGTGATCTTGTGGCAATTGAAGCCAAGTATCATTTACACTGCTTGACATTTTATCGAATATCTTACCGCTCACCATTAcgacaaaaagaaatagagaaagaaggctCTGAAGAAAACTTGATGAAAGCAAAAGCATAAGTTGAAGTTGTTGATCACATAGAAAATtacataaaagaagaaatatttcAAATGAGGTTTTCTGTGTTATTTGATCTGTATCAAGAACGACTACTAGACTTGGGCGTTGACAAAGAAATGAACAGAGGACGATTCAGAGAGATCATGGAATATTTCCCATATGCCGAGTGTGACGGCCGGGCTTCTCCCGCCgccttgttttattcttttccacaGAGACGGGCGGTCACCACGTGGCTCGCCCATGTGACGCCTTTATTTGGGCCGGTATTTTCCGGATTCTCTGGTATTTCCACCCACGCCGACCCAGCATGAACTGGATATTTCCGGTTGGGGGAGCGGAATATTCCCACCCGCCGACCTTTTTCCCGCGCGCGGGCACAGCTCCTCGCACCAGCCCGCCTGGCCCGGGGTCAATGTTGCCACCGGGCTGTTCTTTTCATTTATATCTCTTCTGCTCGTTTTCAATGTATTGTaacatattatgtatattttattttatgtttaggtTAGGATATTTCTGTATTGTATTGAAACTGTATTTTGAGTTGTCGTGGGGTAGTTTTTGTCCCGCACCGCCAGCGACGTCTGGCGGCGTCGCCCTAATATAAGGAGTGACCCGAGGTCATTCGGCCTTCCCGATCCCGACCCTGTTCCCGCTACGGCGCTACCGTTCACGTCGAGATAGGAGGGAGGccggctcctctctctccccttttgtgTTCCTGCAGCGCCTTCTGTAGTTTTTCCACGCCTGCAagcgtgtgtgttttcttttacgggagagagagagagtcgttagtGTTTTAAGGAAAGGttttcattttgtgtgtgtgttttcgtgtgctATTTTTAGTGTTTCCGTGTTTATCACGCTT
This window harbors:
- the LOC127005712 gene encoding uncharacterized protein LOC127005712, with protein sequence MWVLMFFFASLCPLLAGSIRPGSPDDRSYAPLGGGAGGFVSTPVCPAAGMTTLRDFPHCDKYLQCVEGSETSGECPQELLYNPALANETQPCDLPDNLDATDLFGCSRVFDLLPCPAEGVTTADYAHSCDKYFTCMAGNLTLRQCPAGLMYNLDRANDADPCVPPYDLTVQRLAECYHLQTQTDTIIQLSPGSTCPTEGVTTFSDLFRCDTFYECVGDGSKVSRQCPAGQLYNPARAHDADPCDIPAALQVSRLLHCQYELVSGQCISGSPAPRCIGRSPYHLPDEGDDQCRSFYQCGGDETTATRRECPAGLIYNARASANSFPCEYPENVSCGSPATSTQGGEEKYTKVYNFHTRVSDIRDVNFYFE